One Actinomadura viridis genomic region harbors:
- a CDS encoding long-chain-fatty-acid--CoA ligase encodes MLNLSVLLEDAARKTPDRDAVVFGDMRLSYAMIDMIASQVAHLLRSRGIGVGDKVALSCPNVPYFPMVYFGILKAGAAVVPLNVLLKPREITYHLDDSDAKALFVFEGTPELPLGEMGRAGFQGSPACEHLFLMTTDPGATESPYEDAELFWPALAGLPGTIDAALTGADDTAVILYTSGTTGQPKGAELSHSNMLMNAFVSDAMFERTDHDVSLVVLPMFHAFGQSCVMNVGFRRRSTLVLQARFEPAEALRLMAKEKVSIFAGVPTMYWALLSDQGTVPVEEVAANLHTCVSGGASLPLEVLKGFEKKFGVKVLEGYGLSETSPVASFNQPDRPTKPGSIGTPIWGVDMKLIDEEWKTVEGEGPGEIAVRGHNIMKGYYGRPEATEESIRDGWFRTGDIARRDEDGFYYIIDRSKDMIIRGGFNVYPRELEEVLMTHPAVSLAAVVGVPHDSHGEEIKAYVIRRPDATVTEEELIAWGKENFASYKYPRIVEFRDELPMTATGKILKRELR; translated from the coding sequence GTCGTACGCGATGATCGACATGATCGCGTCCCAGGTGGCGCATCTGCTGCGCTCGCGCGGAATCGGCGTCGGGGACAAGGTCGCGCTCTCCTGCCCGAACGTCCCCTACTTCCCGATGGTCTACTTCGGGATCCTCAAGGCCGGGGCCGCCGTCGTCCCGCTGAACGTGCTGCTCAAGCCGCGCGAGATCACCTACCACCTGGACGACTCCGACGCCAAGGCGCTGTTCGTCTTCGAGGGCACGCCCGAGCTCCCGCTGGGCGAGATGGGCCGCGCGGGCTTCCAGGGTTCGCCCGCCTGCGAGCACCTGTTCCTGATGACGACCGACCCGGGGGCCACCGAGTCGCCGTACGAGGACGCCGAGCTGTTCTGGCCCGCGCTCGCCGGCCTGCCCGGCACGATCGACGCGGCGCTGACCGGTGCCGACGACACCGCGGTGATCCTCTACACCAGCGGCACCACGGGGCAGCCCAAGGGCGCCGAGCTGTCGCACTCCAACATGCTGATGAACGCGTTCGTCTCGGACGCGATGTTCGAGCGGACCGACCACGACGTGTCGCTGGTGGTCCTGCCGATGTTCCACGCGTTCGGGCAGTCGTGCGTGATGAACGTGGGCTTCCGGCGGCGCTCCACGCTGGTCCTGCAGGCGCGGTTCGAGCCCGCCGAGGCGCTGCGGCTGATGGCGAAGGAGAAGGTGTCGATCTTCGCGGGCGTGCCCACCATGTACTGGGCGCTGCTGTCGGACCAGGGCACGGTGCCGGTGGAGGAGGTCGCGGCGAACCTGCACACCTGCGTGTCCGGCGGCGCCTCGCTGCCGCTGGAGGTCCTCAAGGGCTTCGAGAAGAAGTTCGGGGTCAAGGTGCTGGAGGGCTACGGCCTCTCGGAGACCTCCCCGGTCGCCTCGTTCAACCAGCCCGACCGGCCGACCAAGCCGGGCTCGATCGGCACCCCGATCTGGGGCGTGGACATGAAGCTGATCGACGAGGAGTGGAAGACCGTCGAGGGCGAGGGGCCCGGCGAGATCGCGGTCCGCGGGCACAACATCATGAAGGGGTACTACGGCCGCCCGGAGGCCACCGAGGAGTCGATCAGGGACGGCTGGTTCCGGACCGGTGACATCGCCCGCCGGGACGAGGACGGCTTCTACTACATCATCGACCGCTCCAAGGACATGATCATCCGGGGTGGGTTCAACGTCTACCCGCGCGAGCTCGAAGAGGTGCTCATGACCCACCCGGCGGTCTCGCTGGCCGCCGTGGTGGGCGTCCCGCACGACAGCCACGGCGAGGAGATCAAGGCGTACGTGATCCGGCGGCCGGACGCCACGGTCACCGAGGAGGAGCTGATCGCCTGGGGCAAGGAGAACTTCGCCTCCTACAAGTACCCGCGCATCGTCGAGTTCCGCGACGAGCTGCCGATGACCGCCACCGGCAAGATCCTCAAGCGCGAGCTGCGCTGA
- a CDS encoding glycosyltransferase family protein, protein MNESGPALAASYPPPPPGGPSVAAGGTAGETSLLLRLAEAERERDERERQIAHLRRALAEAARRLGDTDRDRAAEAHRADQAEWRSEVMRRRRWWRLGGALTALRRRPLSPASYRRLGAAWRVRPAPPPPPENPRPPERPEIRVPDTELLDDVPAAAFPAGPVARPGVTAAVAASPPIAAALRYEWRQLDGFGPEDWREVLEAEPPHLLFVESGRTGWPLGALAAMVGWCRERGIPTAYWETGGEPLSATSGNGTRDGAVSEAALFDHVFTADATRVPALRDALGHDRVQALPFAAQPRLHHPVRDADQGRYPLLYEGDYDPGAEALLGPAPKLGAHFYGTGFPALYRQRVVPRLPHEKALTARKRYKVLIAPHPRLAYEAAAAGIPLVHAEAEAGEAGPAPERPGFGPAVSDAGDGARLLGAMLAGSEMRDRQAHLALREIHAGHTYRHRIDTVLETLGGPPAPRTEPPLVSLVLPTCRAGQIAQAVEYAARQVWRPLQLVMVLHGLDLDPAEVEKRIRAAGLGDAVVLTADRSLSLGACLNLGIEAADGAYIGKMDDDELYGPHYVSDLLPAFSYTEAAVVGKLAHYTHLASIDAMVLRHPGLEHRYVNVLRGGALLAEGDLLRDYRFAEVGRGEDTDLFRRLREDGVRVYAADRYSFVTIRHADPARHTWRPSDLELLADARVVHYGMAEQHVLF, encoded by the coding sequence GTGAACGAGTCCGGTCCCGCACTCGCGGCCTCGTACCCGCCGCCGCCCCCGGGCGGGCCCTCCGTGGCCGCCGGCGGGACCGCCGGCGAGACGTCCCTGCTCCTCAGGCTCGCCGAGGCCGAGCGGGAGCGGGACGAGCGCGAACGGCAGATCGCCCATCTGCGCCGTGCGCTGGCCGAGGCCGCCCGCCGGCTCGGCGACACCGACCGTGACCGGGCCGCCGAGGCGCACCGCGCCGACCAGGCCGAATGGCGGTCGGAGGTCATGCGGCGGCGGCGCTGGTGGCGGCTCGGCGGGGCGCTGACGGCGCTGCGCAGGCGCCCGCTCTCGCCCGCCTCCTACCGGAGGCTGGGAGCCGCCTGGCGCGTCCGGCCCGCCCCGCCACCTCCTCCGGAGAACCCGCGCCCGCCGGAGCGTCCCGAGATCCGGGTGCCCGACACCGAGCTGCTCGACGACGTACCGGCGGCGGCCTTCCCCGCCGGCCCGGTCGCCCGCCCCGGCGTCACCGCGGCGGTCGCGGCGAGCCCGCCCATCGCGGCGGCGCTGCGGTACGAGTGGCGCCAGCTCGACGGGTTCGGACCGGAGGACTGGCGCGAGGTCCTCGAAGCGGAACCGCCCCACCTGCTCTTCGTGGAATCCGGGCGGACCGGGTGGCCCCTCGGCGCCCTGGCCGCCATGGTCGGGTGGTGCCGCGAGCGCGGCATCCCCACCGCGTACTGGGAAACGGGCGGCGAGCCGCTCTCCGCGACCTCGGGGAACGGGACCCGCGATGGCGCGGTCTCCGAGGCGGCCCTGTTCGACCACGTCTTCACGGCCGACGCCACACGCGTTCCCGCGCTGCGCGACGCCCTGGGGCACGACCGCGTCCAGGCCCTGCCGTTCGCCGCCCAGCCCCGCCTGCACCACCCCGTACGGGACGCCGACCAGGGCAGGTACCCGCTCCTTTACGAAGGGGACTACGACCCTGGGGCGGAGGCGCTGCTGGGCCCGGCACCAAAGCTCGGCGCGCATTTCTATGGAACCGGCTTCCCCGCCCTCTACAGGCAACGGGTCGTCCCACGGCTCCCACACGAGAAGGCGCTGACGGCCCGCAAACGCTACAAGGTGCTCATCGCCCCGCATCCCCGCCTCGCCTACGAGGCCGCCGCCGCGGGCATCCCCCTCGTCCACGCCGAGGCCGAAGCCGGCGAGGCGGGGCCGGCGCCGGAACGGCCCGGGTTCGGTCCGGCCGTGAGCGACGCCGGGGACGGCGCCCGGCTGCTGGGGGCGATGCTGGCGGGTTCGGAGATGCGCGACCGGCAGGCGCACCTGGCGCTCCGCGAGATCCACGCCGGGCACACCTACCGGCACCGGATCGACACCGTCCTGGAGACGCTCGGCGGGCCGCCCGCGCCGCGTACCGAGCCGCCGCTGGTCTCCCTGGTGCTGCCGACCTGCCGCGCCGGGCAGATCGCCCAGGCCGTCGAGTACGCGGCCCGGCAGGTGTGGCGCCCGCTGCAGCTGGTCATGGTCCTGCACGGGCTCGACCTGGACCCCGCCGAGGTGGAGAAGCGGATCCGCGCCGCCGGGCTCGGCGACGCCGTGGTGCTGACCGCCGACCGCTCCCTCTCCCTCGGCGCCTGCCTCAACCTCGGCATCGAGGCCGCCGACGGCGCGTACATCGGCAAGATGGACGACGACGAGCTCTACGGCCCGCACTACGTCTCCGACCTGCTGCCCGCCTTCTCCTACACCGAGGCCGCGGTGGTGGGGAAGCTGGCGCACTACACCCACCTGGCCTCGATCGACGCCATGGTGCTGCGCCACCCCGGCCTGGAGCACCGGTACGTGAACGTCCTGCGCGGCGGGGCCCTGCTCGCGGAGGGCGACCTGCTGCGCGACTACCGGTTCGCCGAGGTGGGCAGGGGCGAGGACACCGACCTGTTCCGGCGGCTGCGCGAGGACGGGGTGCGGGTGTACGCGGCCGACCGGTACTCGTTCGTCACCATCCGGCACGCCGACCCCGCCCGGCACACCTGGCGGCCCAGCGACCTGGAGCTGCTGGCCGACGCCCGGGTCGTCCACTACGGCATGGCCGAGCAGCACGTCCTCTTCTGA